One genomic region from Neisseria weaveri encodes:
- a CDS encoding ABC transporter permease subunit: MWSYVLKRLLLLIPTLLGILAVTFAIIQFVPGGPVEQMVQQLTQSGVGGETAAKSGGMLLKGGNGLSPEDMAALNALYGFDKPPLTRFFDMLVRFARFDLGESFFHHQTVWDLIKEKMPVSMSLGLWTFFLTYLICIPLGIAKAVRDGSRFDAVTGIVILVGYTIPPFVLGLVLLVLFGGGSFWAWFPQGGLVGDDWENLSLAGKIGDYLWHMVLPITASVAGNLAVMTVLTKNVFLEEMRRQYVYTARAKGLPERRILFGHIFRNAMILLITGFPAAFIGAFFTGSLLIETLFSLDGLGLLSYEAVMKRDYPVVMGTLYIFTLMGLLAKLLSDISYSWVDPRIHFGGQK, from the coding sequence ATGTGGTCGTATGTTTTAAAGCGTTTATTGCTGCTGATTCCGACGTTGCTAGGCATTTTGGCGGTTACATTCGCCATTATCCAGTTTGTTCCCGGCGGGCCTGTCGAGCAGATGGTGCAGCAGCTGACCCAGAGCGGCGTCGGCGGCGAAACGGCGGCGAAGTCGGGCGGTATGCTGTTGAAAGGCGGTAACGGCTTAAGCCCGGAAGATATGGCGGCGTTAAATGCTTTATACGGTTTCGACAAACCGCCGTTAACGCGTTTTTTCGATATGTTGGTCCGCTTTGCCCGTTTCGATTTAGGCGAAAGCTTTTTCCATCATCAGACGGTATGGGATTTGATTAAGGAAAAAATGCCCGTGTCGATGAGCTTGGGGCTGTGGACGTTTTTTCTGACTTATTTAATCTGCATTCCTTTGGGCATTGCCAAAGCAGTTCGCGACGGTTCGCGTTTTGATGCGGTAACGGGGATTGTGATTTTGGTCGGCTATACCATTCCGCCGTTTGTATTGGGTTTGGTGTTGCTGGTTTTGTTTGGCGGCGGCAGTTTTTGGGCTTGGTTTCCGCAGGGCGGCTTGGTCGGCGACGATTGGGAAAATCTCAGCTTGGCCGGAAAAATAGGCGATTATCTTTGGCATATGGTTTTACCGATTACCGCTTCCGTTGCCGGTAATCTCGCCGTTATGACGGTGCTGACCAAAAATGTATTTCTCGAAGAAATGCGGCGGCAATATGTTTACACCGCCAGAGCCAAAGGTTTGCCGGAACGGCGGATTTTATTCGGGCATATATTCCGCAATGCCATGATTCTGCTGATTACCGGTTTTCCTGCGGCTTTTATCGGCGCATTCTTTACCGGCAGCTTGCTGATTGAAACCTTGTTTTCTTTAGACGGCTTGGGCTTATTGTCTTACGAAGCCGTCATGAAGCGTGATTATCCCGTAGTGATGGGAACGCTGTATATCTTTACCCTGATGGGTTTGCTGGCCAAGCTGCTTTCCGATATCTCCTATTCGTGGGTGGATCCGCGCATTCATTTTGGCGGGCAGAAATAA
- a CDS encoding DUF2788 domain-containing protein, protein MDEALFAEWALKICLTVLIVFLGFIVWNLGKESKAGKFGMFILFLVLGLGVFGFIFKNVIIEFFVLSK, encoded by the coding sequence ATGGATGAAGCGTTGTTTGCCGAATGGGCGTTGAAAATCTGCCTGACGGTGCTGATTGTTTTTTTGGGCTTTATTGTTTGGAATTTGGGTAAGGAATCGAAAGCCGGTAAATTCGGTATGTTTATCCTGTTTTTGGTGCTGGGCTTGGGCGTATTCGGTTTTATTTTTAAAAACGTGATTATCGAGTTTTTCGTCTTGAGCAAATAA
- the metZ gene encoding O-succinylhomoserine sulfhydrylase has protein sequence MTRKLHPETLAIRGSKSQTEYNEHNQALFLSSSFMFDDAAHGAALFAKEVEGYTYSRTANPTVAAFEKRIACLEAGEAGVATSTGMSAIQAALLTFLKAGDHLVASRSLFGTTAGFLSGVVAKFGIEITLVGQTDLEQWRAAVRPNTKVFFLETPSNPLNEVADLAALAEIAHEAGALLVVDNSFCSPALQQPLRFGADLSVQSATKAIDGQGRVLGGIVVGAQALVKEIAMYTNSAGLALSPFNAWVLLSGAETLMVRMEKQGSNALKVARWLQSHAKVLNVYYAGLPDHPQAALVAQQQANGGIVVAFEVAGGRDAAWKVIDSVALFSKTANLGDVRSTITHPWTTTHGRMAAEAKEAVGIREGLLRLSVGLENVDDLIDDLEQALALL, from the coding sequence ATGACAAGAAAGCTTCATCCTGAAACACTCGCAATCAGAGGCTCGAAAAGCCAAACGGAATATAACGAACACAATCAGGCTTTGTTTTTAAGCAGCAGCTTTATGTTTGACGATGCCGCGCACGGTGCGGCCCTGTTTGCGAAAGAGGTTGAGGGCTATACGTATTCAAGGACGGCCAATCCGACGGTTGCTGCATTTGAAAAAAGAATTGCCTGTTTGGAAGCAGGGGAAGCCGGTGTGGCAACGTCAACCGGAATGTCTGCCATTCAGGCGGCCTTGCTGACTTTTTTGAAAGCCGGAGACCATTTGGTTGCCAGCCGCAGCTTGTTTGGCACGACGGCCGGCTTTTTAAGCGGTGTGGTTGCGAAATTCGGGATTGAAATTACTTTGGTTGGGCAAACGGATTTGGAGCAATGGCGTGCGGCGGTTCGTCCGAATACCAAAGTATTTTTTCTGGAAACGCCGTCCAATCCTTTAAACGAAGTAGCCGACTTGGCTGCGTTGGCGGAAATCGCCCATGAAGCCGGTGCATTATTGGTGGTGGACAACAGCTTTTGTTCGCCTGCTTTGCAGCAGCCTTTACGTTTCGGTGCGGATTTATCCGTTCAGTCGGCAACCAAAGCCATTGACGGTCAAGGGCGGGTGTTGGGCGGTATCGTTGTGGGCGCACAAGCGTTGGTTAAGGAAATCGCGATGTATACCAATTCTGCCGGTTTGGCTTTATCGCCTTTCAATGCGTGGGTTTTGTTGAGCGGCGCGGAAACTTTGATGGTGCGTATGGAAAAGCAGGGCAGCAATGCGCTGAAGGTTGCCCGGTGGCTGCAAAGTCATGCAAAGGTGCTGAATGTTTATTATGCGGGTTTGCCTGATCATCCGCAGGCGGCATTGGTGGCGCAGCAACAGGCAAACGGCGGTATCGTGGTGGCTTTTGAAGTGGCTGGCGGCAGGGATGCGGCTTGGAAAGTGATTGATTCCGTAGCCTTGTTTTCCAAAACGGCCAACTTGGGCGATGTACGCTCTACGATCACGCATCCTTGGACGACCACGCACGGCAGAATGGCGGCGGAAGCCAAAGAGGCGGTCGGCATCCGCGAAGGCTTGCTGCGTTTATCGGTCGGCTTGGAAAATGTCGATGATTTGATTGATGATTTGGAACAGGCTTTGGCTTTGTTGTAA
- a CDS encoding calcium/sodium antiporter — MIWAILAVVVGLVLLTYSADRFIDGAAITARHFGMSPLFIGMVIVGFGTSAPEVIVSILSAIEGAPGIALGNAYGSNITNIALILGITALISPILVQKDIIYREFPILIAVTALTVLLLWDGHISRWDGIILIGALAASFIPTVLKSFKGADNIIEDLAVELENEENKTPLRRALIMLVVGLIILVLSSRMLVWGAVSIAQNFGVSDLVIGLTVVAVGTSLPELASSVIAARKGEHDIAMGNVIGSNLFNTLAVVGLAALINPLQAAPEVLNRDVLIMSALTVGVFALSWLLKGKLNRGIGVLLLLCYAAYTVYLIATATA; from the coding sequence ATGATTTGGGCAATCTTGGCCGTGGTCGTCGGTTTGGTTCTGCTGACATACAGCGCCGACCGTTTTATTGACGGTGCAGCAATTACCGCACGCCACTTTGGCATGTCTCCACTCTTTATCGGTATGGTTATTGTCGGTTTCGGCACTTCCGCTCCGGAAGTTATTGTTTCCATTCTTTCCGCCATAGAAGGCGCGCCCGGCATCGCTTTAGGCAATGCCTATGGCTCGAACATCACCAATATCGCCCTGATTTTGGGTATTACTGCATTAATCAGCCCCATTCTGGTACAAAAAGACATTATTTATCGTGAATTTCCGATTCTCATTGCCGTGACTGCTTTAACCGTTCTGCTGCTTTGGGACGGTCATATTTCCCGTTGGGACGGCATTATTCTAATAGGGGCATTAGCAGCCTCTTTTATTCCTACTGTCTTAAAAAGCTTTAAAGGCGCAGACAACATCATTGAAGACTTGGCCGTCGAATTGGAAAATGAAGAAAACAAAACGCCACTGCGCCGTGCTTTGATTATGTTGGTAGTAGGATTGATTATCTTGGTATTAAGCTCCCGAATGCTGGTGTGGGGGGCAGTCAGCATCGCGCAAAATTTCGGCGTATCCGACCTGGTTATCGGTTTGACGGTTGTCGCCGTCGGTACTTCCCTGCCTGAACTGGCTTCATCCGTCATTGCCGCACGTAAAGGCGAACATGATATTGCCATGGGCAATGTTATCGGCTCAAACCTTTTCAATACCTTGGCCGTAGTCGGACTTGCCGCATTAATCAATCCTTTACAAGCCGCTCCTGAAGTATTGAACAGAGATGTTCTGATTATGAGCGCTTTAACCGTAGGCGTGTTTGCCCTTTCCTGGTTGCTGAAAGGCAAGCTCAACCGAGGCATAGGCGTATTGCTGCTTTTATGTTACGCGGCCTATACCGTTTACTTGATCGCCACCGCCACAGCATAA
- a CDS encoding NGK_0946 family protein — MSIMKKIAVALLVASTLAACASPNSVGNLAIGDDSMAINAGRNRAEAQVSRAQLEQHRRQRANTSEELALEREKRRNKHEGMRETMGTTAGALGILNGIVGTITHIKHAF, encoded by the coding sequence ATATCAATTATGAAGAAAATTGCTGTTGCCCTTTTGGTAGCTTCTACTTTGGCAGCTTGCGCTTCTCCCAACTCAGTAGGCAATTTGGCTATCGGCGATGATTCTATGGCTATCAATGCAGGCCGTAACCGTGCGGAAGCACAAGTCAGCCGTGCGCAATTGGAACAGCACCGCAGACAACGTGCCAATACTTCCGAAGAATTGGCTCTCGAACGCGAAAAACGTCGTAATAAACACGAGGGTATGCGCGAAACTATGGGTACAACTGCTGGTGCTTTAGGTATCCTTAACGGTATTGTCGGTACGATTACGCATATCAAGCATGCATTCTAA
- a CDS encoding ABC transporter permease yields MNFHSSRTVWQAFKQHKRGYFSLICLALLFAVSVSAPLWSNDKPLWVRYEGQHYFPLFKTYNETQFGGDFETPADYLDPLVKRNITTNGNDALYLPNPYSANTLNDFDTEPNPASPSSAHVLGTDNRGRDVLARLVYGFRDSLLFALALTAVTTLIGVFAGAVQGYFGGKTDLLMQRFLEIWGGLPELYLLIILSSFFNPGLLVLFVLLSLFGWMVLSDYVRAEFLKNRQADYVMAAKSMGVSNRTIIRRHILPNSLTPVLAFLPFRISGAVLALTSLDFLGLGVPASQASLGELLAQGKDNLDAWWIGLSAFGALSVMLLLLVMIGEGLRQAFDVRAR; encoded by the coding sequence ATGAATTTCCACTCTTCCCGAACCGTTTGGCAGGCATTTAAACAACATAAGCGGGGCTATTTCAGTTTGATCTGTTTGGCTCTGCTTTTTGCCGTTTCCGTTTCCGCTCCGTTGTGGAGCAACGACAAGCCTTTGTGGGTGCGCTATGAGGGGCAGCACTATTTCCCGTTATTCAAAACCTATAATGAAACGCAGTTCGGAGGCGATTTCGAAACGCCGGCCGATTACCTCGATCCGCTGGTCAAGCGCAATATCACTACAAACGGCAATGACGCTTTATATCTGCCCAATCCCTATTCGGCCAATACTTTGAACGATTTTGATACCGAGCCCAATCCCGCATCGCCTTCATCTGCACATGTATTGGGTACGGATAATCGGGGCAGGGACGTGTTGGCGCGGTTGGTTTACGGATTTCGAGATTCTTTATTGTTTGCTTTGGCATTGACGGCAGTGACGACGTTGATTGGTGTGTTTGCCGGAGCGGTGCAGGGTTATTTCGGCGGTAAAACCGATTTGCTTATGCAGCGTTTCTTGGAAATTTGGGGCGGTTTGCCGGAGCTGTATCTTCTGATTATTTTGTCGTCGTTTTTCAATCCGGGTTTGTTGGTTTTGTTTGTGTTGCTTTCACTGTTCGGCTGGATGGTGTTGTCCGATTATGTTCGGGCCGAGTTTTTAAAAAACCGTCAGGCCGATTATGTGATGGCGGCAAAAAGTATGGGTGTAAGCAACCGCACCATTATCCGCCGCCACATCCTGCCCAACAGTCTGACGCCGGTTTTGGCCTTTTTGCCGTTCCGGATTTCCGGTGCTGTTTTGGCTTTGACCAGCTTGGATTTTCTCGGCCTGGGCGTGCCGGCTTCACAGGCCAGCTTGGGGGAATTGTTGGCGCAAGGCAAAGACAATTTAGATGCTTGGTGGATCGGTTTGTCTGCCTTTGGCGCATTGTCCGTCATGCTGTTGCTGCTGGTGATGATAGGAGAAGGTTTGAGACAGGCCTTTGATGTCAGAGCCAGATAG
- the tpx gene encoding thiol peroxidase: protein MAQVTLRGNAVEVGGEFPVKGASAPDFSLTAGDLSQKTLADFAGKRKVLNIFPSIDTGVCAQSVRTFNEKAAALANTAVLCVSADLPFAQGRFCGAEGIENVTMLSSFRSSFAKEYGVAMESGPLAGLTARAVVVLDENNAVLHSELVPEIAQEPDYQAALAVL from the coding sequence ATGGCACAAGTAACTTTAAGAGGCAATGCGGTGGAAGTCGGCGGCGAATTTCCCGTTAAAGGCGCGTCAGCTCCCGATTTTTCTTTGACCGCAGGCGACTTGTCGCAAAAAACGCTGGCGGATTTTGCCGGCAAACGCAAAGTTTTGAACATTTTCCCGAGTATCGATACCGGCGTGTGCGCGCAATCCGTACGCACATTCAACGAAAAAGCCGCTGCATTGGCCAATACCGCCGTATTGTGCGTTTCTGCCGACCTGCCGTTTGCACAAGGCCGTTTCTGCGGTGCGGAAGGTATTGAGAATGTAACCATGCTGTCTTCTTTCCGCAGCAGTTTCGCCAAAGAATACGGCGTGGCGATGGAAAGCGGCCCGTTGGCAGGATTAACCGCCCGCGCAGTTGTGGTATTGGACGAAAACAATGCCGTACTGCACAGCGAACTGGTGCCGGAAATCGCGCAAGAGCCGGATTATCAAGCCGCTTTGGCCGTATTATGA
- a CDS encoding DUF4230 domain-containing protein: MKSFIRLMLLAVLMAAVAYAAWFARGQADRNRPLHQVLDSTAVLAQIRHLNRLESTSFHIDTVIKTQKQGNWYALWQDAQTGLFIARGSVVAGVDLNKLSRDNVDILDDRVIIKLPPVEILSVSLDNIEVYDMKTGSLNLHPADHSVLETVQTQAKQQVLASACEAKILEHAQTQVQQQLETLFALTQTKVSVYPAAVPVCKVN; the protein is encoded by the coding sequence ATGAAAAGTTTTATCCGTTTGATGCTGTTGGCGGTGTTGATGGCCGCCGTAGCTTATGCCGCTTGGTTTGCAAGGGGGCAGGCCGATCGAAACCGGCCGCTTCACCAAGTGTTGGACAGCACTGCCGTTTTGGCGCAAATCCGCCATCTCAACCGCTTGGAAAGCACGTCTTTCCATATCGATACCGTGATCAAAACACAGAAACAGGGCAATTGGTATGCCTTGTGGCAAGATGCGCAAACCGGTTTGTTTATCGCGCGCGGCAGCGTGGTGGCCGGCGTGGACTTGAATAAATTAAGCCGGGATAATGTCGATATTCTCGACGATAGGGTAATCATCAAGTTGCCGCCCGTAGAAATTCTGAGCGTCAGTCTAGACAATATCGAAGTTTACGACATGAAAACCGGCTCGTTGAATCTGCATCCGGCAGACCACAGCGTTTTGGAAACCGTGCAGACCCAAGCCAAGCAGCAGGTGTTGGCCAGTGCCTGTGAGGCAAAAATTCTGGAGCATGCGCAAACTCAGGTGCAACAGCAGTTGGAAACCCTGTTTGCGTTGACACAGACAAAAGTGTCTGTTTATCCTGCTGCTGTACCGGTATGCAAGGTAAATTGA
- a CDS encoding asparaginase: MKQRIFVLYTGGTIGMSQSPEGLKPDTALAEKALQPFAERWDFDWHICTPLIDSSAVTLSNWQQWLNILADKIADYDGILILHGTDTLAYTANILTLFLQDLDKPVVLTGSQWPFGTENSDAPFNLATAVAAFDIPDFAGVALAFNGKLFPAVGSSKVSTEDADGFLNAHFGVLGEWSAQTGWQNPAVRPSEKSGRLKIFNLDTKAKVVCHTLIPGFSVQEISDGLLHSQAGAVVLQSYGHGNAPSNEALISAVRSFTARGGLVLNISQVQKGCAEAVYAQGSALRHAGVVNGGKANLETATALLTLAVSQAWNSKQLQTALSELDLV; encoded by the coding sequence ATGAAACAGCGGATTTTTGTATTGTATACGGGCGGAACCATCGGCATGAGCCAAAGCCCGGAAGGTCTGAAACCGGATACGGCGTTGGCGGAAAAAGCATTGCAGCCGTTTGCGGAACGATGGGATTTCGATTGGCATATCTGTACGCCCCTGATTGATTCTTCGGCAGTAACTTTGTCAAACTGGCAGCAATGGCTGAATATTTTGGCGGACAAGATTGCCGATTATGACGGTATTTTGATTTTGCACGGCACGGATACGCTGGCTTATACCGCCAATATATTGACTTTGTTTTTGCAGGATTTGGATAAGCCGGTGGTTTTAACCGGTTCGCAATGGCCGTTTGGTACAGAAAACAGTGATGCGCCTTTTAACTTGGCTACGGCTGTTGCCGCGTTTGATATTCCAGATTTTGCCGGTGTGGCTTTGGCTTTTAACGGTAAACTTTTTCCGGCCGTCGGCAGCAGTAAAGTCAGCACGGAAGATGCTGACGGCTTTCTCAATGCCCATTTCGGCGTTTTGGGCGAGTGGTCGGCGCAGACAGGTTGGCAAAATCCGGCTGTGAGGCCGTCTGAAAAATCAGGCCGTCTGAAAATTTTTAATTTGGACACGAAAGCAAAAGTTGTTTGCCATACTTTAATTCCGGGTTTTTCGGTTCAGGAAATTTCAGACGGCCTGTTGCATTCCCAAGCGGGTGCGGTGGTTTTGCAGAGCTACGGGCACGGCAACGCGCCGAGCAATGAAGCATTGATTAGCGCGGTACGGTCGTTTACAGCGCGCGGCGGTTTGGTGCTGAATATCAGCCAAGTTCAGAAAGGCTGCGCAGAAGCCGTGTATGCACAAGGCAGTGCGTTGCGTCATGCCGGTGTCGTAAATGGTGGCAAGGCCAATCTGGAAACCGCCACGGCCTTGCTGACATTGGCGGTTTCGCAGGCATGGAATAGCAAACAGCTTCAGACGGCCTTATCGGAACTGGATTTGGTTTAA